A region of the Terriglobia bacterium genome:
CTTCTTGATAGATTCAGCTTCGTCTTTGTTTACGCCCTCTTTAACGGCCTTGGGTGCGGCTTCGACCAGATCCTTGGCTTCCTTCAATCCAAGACTGGTGATTTCACGGACAACTTTGATTACGCCGATCTTATTGCCGCCAACCGCAGTGAGAACAACACTGAATTCGGTCTTTTCTTCGGCAGGCGCCGCCGCAGCGCCGCCACCGCCGGCCGCAGGCGCGGCGGCAACCGCGGCCGCAGCCGCGCTGACGCCGAACGCTTCCTCGATACCTTTGACCAGCTCAGACGCTTCGAGCAGCGACAATCCCTTGATTTCTTCGATGATGTTTTGAACCTTCGACATTTCTATCTCCTAATAACAGGAATTATTCGTGAAACTTATT
Encoded here:
- the rplL gene encoding 50S ribosomal protein L7/L12, producing the protein MSKVQNIIEEIKGLSLLEASELVKGIEEAFGVSAAAAAVAAAPAAGGGGAAAAPAEEKTEFSVVLTAVGGNKIGVIKVVREITSLGLKEAKDLVEAAPKAVKEGVNKDEAESIKKKFTEAGATVEIK